A part of Halobacillus shinanisalinarum genomic DNA contains:
- a CDS encoding sodium/glutamate symporter: MSAWDLAIDLGLISVLLLVGVVLRAKVGIVQRLFIPASIIAGGIGLTLGPNGLDWLPFSGLVSEYPTVLIAVIFGAIPIGAAKVNWKQTFGRVRNMWVYSMLLTLLMWGGGAMVTYLIIARVWDIPTGFGLVLGAGFLGGHGTAAAVGEAFSGLGWEEATALGYTSATIGLICAILGGLLLIKKNTRNNQTNFISDFEELPNELRTGLVPKENRPSSGENTVSSNTVDPLFFHIAILAVVVMVSYFLQVGIEATFPQVSIPLLSLSFVVGLLMQFVLNTTKGNHYVDKRVIDRLAGTATDLIVAFGITSINLAVVAAYAWPLLALFVFGVIWAYCIFHFIAPRVFHRHWFENAIFGWGWSTGTVAMGIALLRIVDPKSKSTTLDDYALGYVGMVPVEIMVITFGPIMMMAGFGGIFSLILLGTSAVLIIIAAKSGWLASIQDTKKFNRDSNVS; this comes from the coding sequence TTGTCAGCATGGGATTTAGCTATTGATTTGGGATTGATTTCGGTTTTATTGTTAGTTGGTGTAGTGTTACGAGCGAAAGTGGGAATCGTCCAAAGGCTATTTATTCCGGCTAGTATCATAGCAGGGGGTATTGGTCTAACCCTAGGTCCTAACGGTCTTGATTGGTTACCCTTTTCCGGTTTGGTAAGTGAATATCCTACGGTTTTAATCGCGGTTATTTTTGGTGCGATCCCGATCGGTGCTGCCAAAGTGAATTGGAAGCAGACCTTTGGACGAGTGAGAAATATGTGGGTGTACTCGATGCTGTTAACCTTACTTATGTGGGGTGGGGGTGCGATGGTTACATACTTAATCATAGCCCGGGTATGGGATATCCCAACAGGTTTTGGACTGGTCCTTGGGGCTGGATTTCTCGGGGGGCACGGTACAGCAGCAGCAGTTGGCGAAGCTTTCAGTGGACTTGGCTGGGAGGAGGCCACAGCATTAGGCTATACTTCAGCAACGATAGGTTTAATTTGTGCTATCCTTGGTGGACTGCTGCTCATTAAGAAGAATACACGTAATAACCAGACCAATTTTATTTCCGACTTTGAAGAGCTGCCTAATGAATTACGTACAGGTTTAGTCCCTAAAGAAAACCGTCCTTCTTCAGGGGAGAATACGGTATCTAGCAACACCGTCGATCCATTATTTTTTCATATTGCCATTTTAGCGGTTGTTGTCATGGTAAGTTACTTTTTACAAGTAGGGATTGAAGCCACCTTTCCTCAGGTCAGCATTCCTCTATTAAGTCTGTCATTTGTCGTTGGTTTGCTGATGCAGTTCGTATTAAACACAACGAAAGGTAATCACTATGTGGATAAAAGAGTGATCGATCGCTTAGCCGGAACCGCTACAGATTTAATTGTTGCTTTTGGTATTACTTCTATCAATCTTGCTGTTGTGGCAGCATATGCTTGGCCGCTTCTGGCATTATTCGTTTTTGGAGTTATCTGGGCGTACTGCATTTTCCACTTTATTGCTCCACGCGTGTTCCATCGCCACTGGTTTGAAAATGCCATTTTTGGATGGGGATGGAGTACAGGTACTGTGGCAATGGGAATTGCCCTCCTGCGCATAGTCGATCCCAAATCGAAAAGTACTACCTTGGACGACTATGCTTTAGGTTATGTCGGGATGGTTCCAGTAGAGATTATGGTCATAACCTTTGGCCCTATAATGATGATGGCAGGATTCGGCGGAATATTCTCGCTTATTTTACTAGGGACAAGCGCTGTACTTATAATCATTGCCGCTAAGTCAGGCTGGCTGGCTTCTATTCAAGACACGAAGAAATTTAATAGAGACTCAAACGTTTCCTAG
- a CDS encoding FadR/GntR family transcriptional regulator gives MKIERKKISMQVFDRIKDLIQQKELKPGDRLPTEKQLSEMFGVSRTPVREALSVLEASGLTVSKQGGGSIIQVTSLTNLMEETQFEFVDTDEILNLLETRIILEEEAARLAAIRATANDIAMIKERLEDLRTSQNDNQVGYKEDIAFHHAIVKASHNPILIQTIENIMNLYEKAIRFSLTKNMGIKEKRAQVLSEHERIYTAIRLNDGAQSRDEMHHHLSNACKKFKDTFNQASNS, from the coding sequence ATGAAAATTGAACGGAAGAAGATATCGATGCAGGTATTTGATCGTATTAAAGATCTCATTCAACAGAAAGAGTTAAAGCCAGGTGATCGACTTCCCACTGAAAAGCAATTATCAGAAATGTTTGGGGTTAGTCGAACCCCTGTGCGAGAAGCGCTGAGTGTTCTAGAAGCAAGCGGGCTAACAGTTTCTAAGCAAGGGGGAGGAAGTATTATCCAAGTCACCTCCCTAACCAATCTTATGGAAGAAACCCAGTTTGAGTTTGTTGATACAGATGAAATACTTAATCTACTAGAAACACGAATCATTCTTGAGGAAGAAGCTGCACGTTTGGCTGCTATTCGAGCCACTGCAAATGATATAGCTATGATCAAAGAAAGATTGGAAGATCTCCGTACTTCACAGAATGATAATCAAGTCGGATACAAAGAAGACATTGCGTTTCACCATGCCATTGTCAAAGCTTCTCATAATCCTATACTCATCCAAACAATCGAGAATATCATGAACCTCTATGAAAAAGCTATACGATTTTCTCTTACAAAGAACATGGGGATTAAGGAAAAGCGTGCCCAGGTGCTCAGTGAACATGAGCGAATCTATACAGCTATTCGATTAAACGATGGTGCACAATCGAGAGATGAAATGCACCACCATCTCAGTAATGCGTGTAAAAAATTTAAAGATACATTTAATCAAGCATCCAATTCTTAA
- a CDS encoding alpha/beta hydrolase, whose amino-acid sequence MIEKSVQFYSEGFKLQGTLYFPEDYENKEKHPAIIANSGYQGVNEFYPRMFAKAMTEKGYICLGFDYRGFADSEGDPARVILDEQVDDIRNALTFLRTQSEVDHERIGLIGWGMGGSNVVRVAEKEDVAAVAALNGFYHGERWLKTIHSYENWLNVLETVYEDRILRVTTGESKPADPFLHYPLDPATRDYVDKELAAKKGFGGETRIQFSDSILEMDAEKAAQKLEDTPLFVAHGKDNILHPFEESVFLFHNAASPKVFYEINGKHNDFMYSDHYEFKALVEELGTFFEEALLS is encoded by the coding sequence ATGATTGAAAAATCCGTACAATTTTACAGTGAAGGTTTCAAACTACAAGGCACGTTATATTTCCCAGAAGACTATGAAAATAAGGAAAAACATCCTGCGATTATAGCAAACTCTGGTTATCAAGGTGTGAACGAGTTTTATCCTCGTATGTTTGCAAAGGCAATGACGGAAAAGGGGTATATTTGTTTGGGATTTGATTATCGCGGTTTTGCTGACAGTGAAGGAGACCCGGCACGCGTTATCTTAGATGAGCAGGTAGATGATATCCGCAATGCCCTAACCTTCCTACGTACCCAAAGTGAAGTCGATCATGAGCGAATTGGTTTAATTGGATGGGGCATGGGCGGATCAAACGTTGTCCGTGTAGCTGAAAAGGAAGATGTAGCAGCCGTTGCTGCTTTAAATGGATTTTATCACGGCGAACGCTGGTTAAAGACGATTCATTCCTATGAAAATTGGTTGAATGTACTAGAGACCGTATATGAGGATCGTATTCTTCGTGTAACTACTGGGGAATCAAAGCCAGCTGATCCTTTCTTGCATTACCCACTAGATCCGGCAACTCGGGACTATGTTGATAAAGAGTTGGCTGCTAAGAAAGGCTTTGGTGGAGAGACACGCATTCAATTCTCGGATTCAATTCTAGAAATGGATGCCGAGAAGGCAGCTCAAAAATTGGAGGATACGCCTTTGTTCGTTGCTCATGGAAAAGATAACATTCTCCATCCGTTTGAAGAGTCTGTATTTCTTTTCCATAATGCAGCAAGTCCGAAAGTTTTTTATGAAATCAATGGGAAGCACAATGATTTTATGTATAGTGACCATTATGAATTTAAAGCACTAGTGGAGGAGCTGGGAACGTTTTTTGAAGAGGCTCTTCTGTCATGA
- a CDS encoding FAD-binding oxidoreductase, with protein MTELADRYSYSFDASFGEYLPDVVVQAKNKQEVVYIVKVANQFGIPIYPRGQGTCLSGGPLPVYGGMVLDLSQWPEQITLNVEDLTINVSPSVLTARINEEAEKHGLMYAPDPSSAHVATIGGNLAENSGGPRGLKYGVTKDFVIGLELVTPEGEVIRTGGQTIKNVTGFDLTKLIVGSEGTLGVITEATLKLIPKPPAVQTIMVEFDHVRTAGQAISRTLTSGILPSKMEFMDQACIQAVENFKPSGLPVDAKAIVIIELDGHPQTLDVETKLVQNIMSSIGATNLIIPKTKEEADKIWHARKQVSPAIAKIKPTKVSEDATVPRSKIPEMMDRLHDIKNKYNVEVVVFGHAGDGNLHPNILCDKRDQEEMGRVEQAVEEVFQAAIDLGGTLSGEHGIGTMKAPFMEKELGEVGLDMMKRIKDSWDPNGIMNPGKIFPEKGQKLVLTDE; from the coding sequence ATGACCGAATTAGCTGATCGATATAGTTATAGTTTTGATGCTTCCTTTGGTGAATATCTTCCAGACGTCGTCGTTCAAGCTAAAAATAAACAGGAAGTTGTTTATATCGTGAAAGTGGCCAATCAATTCGGTATCCCTATCTATCCCCGGGGACAGGGGACATGTTTAAGTGGCGGGCCGTTACCAGTTTACGGAGGAATGGTGCTTGATCTTTCTCAATGGCCTGAACAGATCACCTTGAATGTTGAAGATCTAACTATTAACGTATCCCCGAGCGTTCTGACAGCCCGTATAAACGAAGAAGCTGAGAAACATGGTCTTATGTATGCACCTGATCCGAGCAGTGCTCATGTAGCAACAATAGGAGGAAATCTTGCAGAGAACTCCGGGGGCCCTCGTGGCCTGAAGTACGGAGTGACCAAAGATTTTGTCATAGGTCTTGAACTCGTGACGCCTGAGGGTGAAGTCATTCGTACAGGAGGTCAAACGATTAAAAATGTAACCGGCTTTGACCTGACCAAATTGATTGTCGGATCTGAAGGGACGCTGGGTGTCATTACGGAAGCAACCTTAAAACTTATCCCTAAACCTCCTGCTGTACAAACCATTATGGTTGAATTTGATCATGTACGAACAGCCGGGCAGGCGATATCGCGTACCTTAACGTCTGGGATCTTACCTTCGAAAATGGAGTTTATGGATCAGGCATGTATTCAAGCTGTTGAGAATTTTAAGCCATCGGGACTCCCGGTTGATGCAAAAGCCATTGTAATTATTGAGTTAGACGGACATCCACAAACGCTTGATGTGGAAACGAAACTCGTCCAAAACATTATGTCTTCCATTGGTGCTACGAATTTAATCATTCCGAAAACGAAAGAAGAAGCGGATAAAATTTGGCATGCAAGAAAACAGGTATCACCTGCCATCGCTAAAATTAAGCCGACAAAGGTATCTGAAGATGCAACGGTTCCTCGCAGTAAGATTCCTGAGATGATGGATCGATTACATGATATTAAGAATAAGTACAATGTTGAAGTCGTTGTCTTTGGTCATGCCGGTGATGGAAACCTTCATCCAAATATTTTATGTGATAAAAGGGATCAAGAAGAAATGGGACGTGTAGAGCAAGCTGTAGAAGAAGTCTTTCAAGCAGCTATCGACCTAGGAGGCACCTTATCTGGCGAACATGGAATCGGTACAATGAAAGCGCCATTTATGGAAAAAGAACTTGGAGAAGTTGGTTTAGACATGATGAAACGGATTAAAGACAGCTGGGATCCAAATGGAATTATGAATCCAGGGAAAATTTTCCCTGAGAAAGGCCAAAAGCTGGTGTTAACAGATGAGTGA
- a CDS encoding (Fe-S)-binding protein — translation MSDVQTLQEKINYDKTFDCVQCGYCLPACPTYETMERETHSPRGRINLVKLVAEGKASIKDLQEPIEKCLGCMACTTVCPTNVQYGQILEGAKEVIEDHQVKSVWQKKTEDFLFESFFPSGKWMNTLGNLTWFYQRTGLQAFANLLSLTKLAPLHLDQFEQVIPVQPSPKERAKRAKRYMRKRPATAKVAFFTGCVMDSVFFETNQNTIELLLRSGLEVVLPEQQTCCGALHAHSGKINDSRELAKRNIEAFEEEKADYIVNNAGGCGARLIEYHHLFEEGTSWHERAKQFVSKVKDISEVLVEVDELEFTTPIDYTVTYQPSCHMTNVQGVKSPPLELIRKIPGITLKELDRPDFCCGSAGIYNIINYEESMDILDVKMKDVCRIDPGSIVTTNPGCLLQMKLGIEREKVSDGMEAVHLVDLLMEASPVARQDGPRQTPFQKGSE, via the coding sequence ATGAGTGATGTTCAAACCCTTCAAGAAAAAATCAACTATGATAAAACATTTGATTGTGTCCAATGTGGGTACTGTCTACCTGCCTGTCCCACTTATGAAACGATGGAGAGAGAAACTCATTCTCCTCGTGGACGCATAAATCTTGTAAAGCTTGTAGCGGAGGGAAAAGCATCTATCAAGGATTTACAAGAACCAATTGAAAAGTGTCTTGGATGTATGGCCTGTACAACGGTCTGCCCTACGAATGTTCAGTATGGACAAATTTTAGAAGGAGCCAAAGAGGTGATCGAGGATCATCAAGTGAAATCTGTATGGCAGAAAAAAACGGAAGATTTCCTGTTTGAGTCATTTTTCCCCTCTGGCAAATGGATGAATACGTTAGGGAACTTGACTTGGTTTTATCAAAGAACAGGTCTGCAGGCTTTTGCAAATTTGCTGTCTTTAACAAAATTAGCTCCGCTTCATTTGGACCAGTTTGAACAAGTGATTCCAGTGCAGCCTTCTCCAAAAGAACGCGCCAAACGTGCCAAACGTTATATGCGTAAAAGGCCAGCGACGGCTAAGGTTGCCTTCTTTACAGGGTGTGTAATGGATAGTGTGTTTTTTGAGACCAACCAAAACACGATTGAATTGCTTTTGCGAAGTGGGCTAGAAGTCGTTCTTCCTGAACAGCAAACCTGTTGCGGTGCTCTACATGCACACTCAGGGAAGATCAATGATTCTAGAGAATTAGCCAAACGCAATATTGAAGCTTTTGAGGAAGAGAAGGCGGATTATATTGTAAACAATGCGGGAGGCTGTGGGGCGCGGTTGATCGAATATCATCATTTATTTGAAGAAGGGACCTCATGGCATGAGCGAGCCAAGCAGTTTGTTTCCAAAGTGAAAGACATTTCAGAAGTGTTGGTAGAAGTAGACGAATTAGAATTCACAACACCCATTGATTATACGGTTACCTACCAACCATCGTGCCATATGACAAACGTACAAGGTGTAAAAAGCCCGCCATTGGAGCTGATAAGGAAAATCCCCGGGATTACGTTAAAAGAATTAGACCGTCCTGACTTTTGCTGCGGATCAGCAGGCATTTATAACATCATTAATTACGAAGAATCAATGGATATATTGGATGTAAAAATGAAAGATGTATGTAGGATTGATCCAGGTTCCATTGTAACAACGAACCCTGGGTGCCTACTGCAGATGAAACTAGGGATTGAGCGGGAAAAGGTCAGCGACGGAATGGAAGCTGTTCATCTTGTAGATCTATTAATGGAAGCATCCCCTGTGGCCAGGCAGGATGGGCCTAGACAGACGCCGTTTCAAAAGGGATCAGAGTAA
- a CDS encoding nitrilase-related carbon-nitrogen hydrolase, whose product MSKKALNITVLSIVAAVFVIFFYQSGSIKQATGSQDTKTERGEMQTSPFKVATLQFNPTLNERKKNVKELSRVAEKAFENGAKLVVAPEMATTGYMYEDREAIEPFVDTIPGKTTATFAKIAKENHGYIVFGMAEVDEKTGLYYNSAVLIGPDGYIGKYRKTQMWETEMHWAAWGDMGVPVFDTVIGKIAINICMDSAYFETARLAGIKGADIMAFPTNSSAQTISALPARAQQNGMYIVSANRSNTEKGFHMIGGSAVWSPTGEKLAEAPIAMTKEEAIEETVIEYAEIDLKQYENENKERLERRRPELYKELMHKVAPWNSTKTTTSHHVNVAALQYEPVALDKAKNMEKVSHLIEQATRENQSLDLVVLPETSLIGPVDKKSKKDIRSLAETEQGQTKKFMADLATANDIAIVYGFVEKEENKLYNSAMLIDKNGNKAGKYRKTHLNESDKAWAEAGAKLPVFETEDLGRIGILIGEDAAFPETAGVLAVNRADMIAIPSAWHGQYGGKMEINRAISKNPYPDNAMVTWDAVAIGAQAYTVVANFIGTDKDYLGGSGLYTLDPLYGLDQPVVASMGEEEVITAEFDTLQSDRWFNQEKLLQSRQTPYFKPLIIESSSQESNSDLDEAA is encoded by the coding sequence ATGAGTAAAAAAGCGCTGAATATAACGGTTTTGTCCATAGTAGCCGCAGTTTTCGTCATTTTTTTCTATCAATCCGGTTCTATTAAACAGGCAACTGGTAGCCAAGATACGAAAACGGAAAGAGGAGAGATGCAAACTTCTCCCTTTAAAGTAGCGACTCTCCAATTTAATCCCACCTTGAACGAAAGGAAAAAGAACGTTAAAGAGTTATCACGTGTGGCTGAAAAAGCTTTTGAAAATGGTGCGAAATTGGTCGTAGCACCAGAGATGGCTACAACAGGTTATATGTATGAAGATCGGGAAGCCATCGAACCTTTCGTTGATACAATACCAGGAAAAACCACGGCTACATTCGCCAAGATAGCCAAAGAGAATCATGGATATATCGTCTTTGGCATGGCAGAAGTAGATGAAAAAACAGGTCTTTATTACAACTCAGCGGTATTAATCGGTCCAGACGGGTACATAGGCAAATATAGAAAAACCCAGATGTGGGAAACGGAAATGCACTGGGCTGCATGGGGAGATATGGGTGTACCTGTATTTGATACGGTTATTGGAAAGATTGCCATTAACATATGCATGGACTCAGCTTACTTTGAAACGGCAAGACTAGCGGGTATTAAGGGAGCTGATATTATGGCTTTCCCTACAAATTCCTCAGCCCAAACGATATCTGCTCTCCCCGCAAGAGCACAGCAGAACGGGATGTATATTGTCAGCGCAAACCGCTCCAATACAGAAAAAGGGTTTCACATGATAGGGGGAAGTGCAGTTTGGTCTCCCACAGGTGAAAAGCTGGCTGAAGCTCCCATAGCTATGACAAAAGAAGAAGCGATTGAAGAAACAGTTATTGAATACGCAGAAATCGATCTGAAACAATATGAAAACGAAAATAAGGAGCGATTAGAGCGTAGACGTCCAGAACTGTATAAAGAATTAATGCACAAAGTCGCTCCTTGGAACTCTACAAAAACCACAACATCCCATCATGTAAATGTAGCAGCTCTACAATATGAACCTGTCGCTTTGGATAAAGCAAAAAATATGGAGAAGGTTTCTCATTTGATCGAGCAAGCAACACGTGAAAATCAATCCTTGGATTTAGTCGTCCTGCCGGAAACCTCGTTAATCGGACCTGTGGATAAGAAAAGCAAAAAAGACATTCGTTCATTGGCAGAGACGGAACAAGGCCAAACAAAGAAATTTATGGCTGACCTGGCCACAGCAAATGATATAGCCATTGTTTACGGTTTCGTTGAAAAAGAAGAGAATAAGTTGTATAACTCGGCAATGCTTATTGATAAAAACGGCAATAAGGCTGGAAAATACCGAAAGACTCACTTAAACGAAAGTGACAAGGCGTGGGCCGAAGCTGGAGCAAAGCTGCCTGTCTTTGAAACGGAAGATCTGGGAAGAATCGGAATCTTAATTGGGGAAGACGCTGCTTTCCCTGAAACCGCGGGTGTCCTGGCCGTTAATAGGGCCGATATGATTGCTATTCCTTCAGCGTGGCACGGGCAATATGGCGGGAAAATGGAAATCAACCGAGCTATTTCCAAGAACCCTTATCCTGATAACGCAATGGTGACATGGGATGCTGTCGCCATCGGTGCCCAGGCGTATACGGTTGTAGCAAACTTTATCGGAACAGATAAAGATTACTTAGGCGGGTCTGGTCTATACACCCTTGATCCACTATATGGTCTTGATCAACCAGTTGTGGCTTCGATGGGTGAAGAAGAAGTAATTACGGCGGAATTTGACACACTGCAATCAGATCGGTGGTTTAATCAAGAAAAATTACTGCAGTCTCGGCAAACCCCTTATTTTAAACCACTTATAATAGAATCCTCTAGCCAGGAGTCAAATTCTGATCTTGATGAGGCAGCGTGA
- a CDS encoding YkvA family protein — protein MSNEKDYEKELKNFDSSEAIKGKEKHFSENKYVAKLLKYAKKMGVKISYYSLLLFYAFKNPATPKSTKVTIAGALGYLILPIDLIPDFIPVAGFADDAMVIVYALSKIKPYIDDSIKQQADERMRKIFGENYDGDNEIEENFKPQQTD, from the coding sequence ATGTCTAATGAAAAAGACTATGAAAAAGAATTAAAGAACTTTGATTCTTCTGAAGCTATTAAAGGGAAGGAAAAGCATTTTTCTGAGAATAAATATGTTGCAAAGTTACTGAAATATGCCAAGAAAATGGGAGTCAAAATATCCTATTATAGTTTACTTTTATTCTATGCATTTAAAAATCCGGCCACTCCTAAATCAACTAAAGTGACTATAGCGGGTGCATTAGGATACTTGATTCTGCCAATAGATCTTATTCCAGACTTCATTCCAGTCGCAGGGTTTGCAGATGATGCGATGGTCATCGTTTATGCACTATCTAAAATAAAGCCATATATTGATGATTCGATTAAACAACAAGCGGATGAACGAATGAGGAAGATCTTTGGTGAAAACTATGATGGAGATAATGAAATAGAAGAAAACTTTAAACCGCAGCAGACGGACTAA
- the tatC gene encoding twin-arginine translocase subunit TatC, producing the protein MMHEAHLDKQLLKEEEQTLVEHITDLRRAIISSAIFFIVCFVAILVSINYVIPLVTDGNKLVMLGPLDVIRFYTGIAGSLSLGLSAPFIGYQAWKFVKPAMTTKESKTTLSFIPGILISFLAGVAFGFFIVFPTVYGFLMNIGSQNFEMMITAKEYFSFMLMTSIPLGFLFEVPLLLMFLTAIGIVTPSKLGEIRKYGYLLMAIVSALITPPDLLSQIIVLGPLIVLYELGVILSKMVYRRKWETDDQTEKL; encoded by the coding sequence ATGATGCACGAAGCACACTTGGATAAGCAACTGCTGAAAGAAGAAGAACAGACACTGGTCGAGCACATTACCGACCTAAGAAGGGCGATTATTAGCTCGGCCATCTTCTTCATCGTTTGTTTTGTTGCCATTCTAGTTTCCATTAATTACGTAATCCCTTTAGTAACTGACGGAAACAAACTCGTCATGCTCGGACCACTAGACGTTATAAGGTTTTATACCGGGATAGCAGGAAGCTTGAGTCTTGGACTATCAGCGCCATTTATTGGGTACCAAGCCTGGAAGTTTGTCAAACCTGCTATGACAACGAAAGAAAGCAAAACAACTTTATCGTTTATCCCAGGTATATTGATCAGCTTTTTGGCGGGTGTCGCTTTCGGATTTTTCATAGTATTCCCAACGGTCTATGGGTTTCTCATGAATATCGGCTCTCAAAATTTTGAGATGATGATCACAGCTAAAGAATACTTCTCCTTTATGTTGATGACATCCATCCCACTTGGTTTCTTATTTGAAGTACCATTGCTACTGATGTTTTTGACAGCGATCGGGATCGTGACACCGAGTAAATTAGGAGAAATCAGAAAATATGGGTATCTTCTGATGGCCATTGTTTCTGCTCTCATCACACCACCCGATCTGCTCTCTCAAATCATTGTTCTTGGACCTTTGATTGTCTTATATGAGCTCGGAGTTATCCTTTCGAAAATGGTTTATCGTCGAAAGTGGGAAACAGATGATCAGACAGAGAAACTATGA
- the tatA gene encoding twin-arginine translocase TatA/TatE family subunit, giving the protein MGIANIGIPGLIIILVVTLIIFGPKKLPEIGSAFGQTLSEFKKSANSLMNDEDNEQKKIVDATKDENKDHPS; this is encoded by the coding sequence ATGGGCATAGCGAATATAGGTATTCCGGGTTTAATTATTATCCTTGTTGTAACTTTAATTATTTTCGGGCCTAAAAAATTACCCGAAATTGGCTCAGCATTCGGGCAGACTCTGTCTGAGTTCAAAAAGTCAGCCAATAGCCTGATGAATGATGAGGATAATGAACAGAAGAAGATTGTTGACGCAACGAAAGACGAGAATAAAGATCATCCATCTTAA
- a CDS encoding gluconate 2-dehydrogenase subunit 3 family protein — translation MAENNERSTMSRRRFIKNSSYAAGGAIGGGFIGTLIGRNLLGDNQEVKNESQSDAPPDFNHALMHFTNQKEFAVLSAATERIFPEDDNGPGAVKLGVPFFIDHQLAGSYGHNDREYMRGPFYPGSDFQGYQTRLKRHEVFDVGIKAIQNESKNDFDANFVDLEGEQQDKILQKFQDGDVKLKGVTPTTFFELLRSATIEGAYSDPLYGGNGNMEGWMMKEYPGNYMSYLNEIGKEKFIKKEPRALRAHLKS, via the coding sequence ATGGCAGAAAACAACGAACGTTCTACCATGTCTCGTCGCCGGTTTATCAAAAATTCAAGCTATGCAGCCGGGGGAGCAATCGGTGGCGGATTCATCGGTACTCTTATTGGAAGAAATCTCTTAGGTGATAATCAAGAGGTGAAAAATGAATCACAATCCGATGCTCCACCTGATTTCAACCATGCCTTAATGCATTTTACTAATCAAAAAGAATTTGCGGTACTAAGCGCAGCAACAGAAAGGATCTTCCCTGAGGATGATAACGGCCCAGGCGCCGTCAAGCTGGGCGTGCCATTTTTTATTGATCACCAGTTGGCTGGATCCTATGGCCATAATGATAGAGAGTATATGCGGGGACCATTCTATCCAGGTTCTGACTTCCAAGGCTATCAAACCAGGCTTAAACGTCATGAAGTGTTCGATGTCGGCATTAAAGCGATACAGAATGAAAGTAAAAATGACTTTGATGCCAATTTTGTTGATCTTGAAGGGGAGCAGCAAGACAAAATCCTGCAAAAGTTTCAAGATGGCGATGTGAAATTGAAAGGTGTTACACCAACTACCTTCTTTGAGCTTCTGCGTTCGGCTACGATTGAAGGCGCTTATTCAGATCCGCTTTACGGAGGCAATGGCAATATGGAAGGTTGGATGATGAAGGAGTACCCAGGTAACTATATGAGCTATCTTAATGAGATTGGGAAAGAAAAATTCATTAAAAAAGAACCGAGAGCTTTGAGAGCACATCTGAAATCGTAA
- a CDS encoding fluoride efflux transporter FluC, with translation MAYFFVGMAGFLGASFRYIIGIVLYDADVYFPFSTLFVNLLGSFFLAWFTFELFNKFSLSSKMEVAIGTGFVGSFTTFSTLSIETVLMLEKGITSWL, from the coding sequence TTGGCTTATTTTTTTGTAGGGATGGCGGGGTTTCTAGGAGCTTCATTCAGGTATATTATTGGGATAGTGCTCTACGATGCAGATGTATATTTTCCGTTTTCAACATTATTTGTAAATTTACTTGGAAGCTTTTTTCTTGCTTGGTTTACCTTTGAATTATTTAATAAGTTTTCTCTATCATCGAAAATGGAAGTCGCTATAGGTACAGGATTTGTAGGATCATTCACAACATTTTCCACTCTTAGTATTGAAACGGTTTTAATGCTTGAAAAAGGGATTACATCCTGGCTGTGA
- the crcB gene encoding fluoride efflux transporter CrcB, translated as MSFFIKVLLVGVGGFVGAGLRFAISQFVNKKYSLNLPVATLIVNLVGSFLLGFLIGSEVTEPIYLLCGVGLMGSFTTFSTFKLEGIQLHIKKRWKVLILYNVVSYGGGILLAFIGFGIGQFYF; from the coding sequence ATGAGTTTTTTTATTAAAGTGCTTCTAGTTGGAGTGGGAGGTTTTGTTGGAGCTGGATTACGGTTTGCAATCAGCCAATTTGTTAATAAAAAGTACTCATTGAATCTGCCTGTTGCCACGTTAATTGTAAACTTAGTCGGATCCTTTCTCTTAGGATTTCTTATTGGTTCAGAAGTAACGGAGCCTATCTACCTGTTGTGTGGGGTTGGACTGATGGGGTCATTTACCACATTTTCAACGTTTAAACTTGAGGGGATACAGCTGCATATAAAAAAACGTTGGAAAGTGCTTATACTTTATAATGTTGTAAGTTACGGTGGCGGCATTTTATTGGCTTTTATCGGTTTTGGAATAGGCCAATTTTATTTCTGA